In a single window of the Raphanus sativus cultivar WK10039 chromosome 9, ASM80110v3, whole genome shotgun sequence genome:
- the LOC108844009 gene encoding probable protein phosphatase 2C 28: MTCGANVSVYTSHHRSKKLAVLIILNINTSLFVIDTAEQSSDSTMKDTTKNSTYSPEQILMHAVKKQRAGSGGLGNAVKVLQEEEEEEEDHSREEEEEQEEEKTPHDDENDHDDGDDDEEDAKYCRRGFGHGYHLVKGQMGHGMEDYIVADTKTVKGHKLGLYAIFDGHSGRTVADYLQNHLFDNILSQPDFWRRPKKAIKRAYKLTDDYILSNVVGSRGGSTAVTAIVVDGKKLVVANVGDSRAVLCRGGDVVKQLTVDHEPEKERDLVEKKGGFISKKPGNVPRVDGQLAMTRAFGDGRLKEHISVRPDIEIVEI; this comes from the exons ATGACTTGTGGAGCCAACGTGTCGGTCTACACATCACATCACCGCTCCAAAAAGCTAGCAgtgttaattattttaaacatcaACACTTCACTCTTTGTCATAGACACAGCAGAGCAAAGCTCAGATTCAACAATGAAGGATACCACCAAG AACTCAACTTACAGTCCCGAGCAAATACTTATGCATGCAGTCAAG AAGCAAAGAGCAGGAAGTGGAGGTCTCGGGAATGCTGTGAAAGTACTCCAG gaagaagaagaagaagaagaagatcactcgcgtgaagaagaagaagaacaagaagaagaaaaaacacctcatgatgatgaaaatgatcatgatgatggtgatgatgatgaggaagatgcAAAATATTGTAGACGTGGGTTTGGTCATGGATACCATCTAGTGAAAGGCCAAATGGGCCATGGCATGGAAGATTACATCGTGGCCGATACAAAAACAGTTAAAGGCCACAAGCTTGGGTTGTACGCCATATTTGATGGACACTCAGGCCGTACTGTTGCGGATTACTTGCAGAACCATCTTTTTGATAACATCTTGAGTCAG CCGGATTTTTGGAGAAGACCTAAGAAGGCAATCAAGAGAGCGTATAAACTCACGGACGACTACATTCTGAGCAATGTGGTTGGCTCACGAGGTGGCTCCACGGCGGTAACGGCTATAGTCGTTGACGGTAAGAAACTTGTGGTTGCAAACGTTGGAGATTCAAGAGCAGTCCTGTGTCGTGGAGGTGATGTAGTCAAACAACTTACGGTTGATCATGAGcctgagaaagagagagacctTGTAGAGAAGAAAGGCGGCTTCATCTCCAAAAAGCCAG GTAATGTTCCAAGAGTGGATGGACAACTAGCAATGACACGTGCGTTTGGAGATGGACGTCTTAAAGAACATATTAGTGTGAGGCCGGACATAGAGATTGTCGAGATC